The genomic segment TCATAAAGCACTTACGTGCCCATTGGTCACTGATGGTTGATAATGAGAGAGACGATGATGTCGCATACTTGTTTAAAATGTAGgctatacttttttcatttgtgacgatgtaacaaaaaagaataatgatataTTACAATAACACAATTCCGCTTACATGGATGAATTAATCCGTGTATCCcattatgataaataaataatgcgagggcaagcaacttaaacattttttatatatttatattcagacctgaaaagcaAAAGCTCAGTGCAATTGTGATGAAGATGCCTATCCAAGTAAACAGTATTAATCCGAGCGTGAAGCGAGAGCTGAAATTTGTAATGTACTGAACTGGTTTggactgtttgcagtgactcatgagAAACTAGATATCTCACCAaccaaatgatgcaagcgcgaagcgcgagccaaaaatgCTTGATATCCTGAcctgaaaataattatgcacTTTTCGTACCAATTATTAGGAAAGGGTAACTGAAtgaacaaataatgcgagcgcgtagcccgagctgatttttttaataataaaaattgacaattcatAAGGACGTTTTTTAATAAAGGACAACAAATATATCCAATAAACAATTTTAACAAATCCGAAGCGCGGGCTTTTCTTTTTAGggttagacctaaaaacgggacattcttaTCACTTTGTAATCATGACAAGATGCCAGCAAGCTGAAAATAatccaatctgaaaaacggaTATCATTTTAAGCAcacttttaaataaagaacgagctGTGTATTTCAATGATCAAACTAATGCGAGTATGAAAATCGAGTTGATCATGTTAACTActgttaatttatttatttacttatttatttaattcagtttatttatattttttgctgTTAGCAAGCGGCGGGGTTCCGAGGAACCCAGGGACCCCCCTTGTTATGGGACTGCTCTGTTTTTTATTTTGCCCTCTAGCTGATGTGAATATAAGGAATCACTACCTCTACGTGTGTATGTATATCATGTATAATATGTTTGTGTATATTATGCTTAACAACAAATCAAAACTTGAGTTTATCGTTTGATTTTAAACAGCGTGGAAAGAGTGTACTGCTGACTGGGTATGCAGCGAGGAAGCCGTACAGGGCTATATGAAACGCTACGCCACAGAACAGCGACTTGGATTTGCACCAGGATGTGAGCAGTTTTCACGGATCCATAACGGCGGTCCTAACGGTTACAAGTACTCCAGCACAGACGCCCACTGGAACAAAGTGTATGACTGCATGCAGAGTAGTGTTTATATTGAACCTTGCTTggagtaaaaaaaagtattgaaacCAGGTCAAAGGgagaataaattcaaacaaaaatatttcagttcTCACCTTTTAAAATGACGTGTAGGTCCTATTGTTAATCATCATCGCGCTAatctttatttcaatcaatcaaaatagtcattattttatcattattattcttcactatttaaaaaatattgggagGGATTTGTCATTTTACTATTTAgaataattgtaatacaaaatttaattatataaataattttcaggCATGATAGCTTGATGAGGTATCCACTTACAAATAAAAGCACGCCATCTGAGTCGAGTCTGGCGGCAATATCATTCAAATTTGTTGtgcttcttttttattcattcttcttttCACTTATAATAACACTTATCGTTTTTATTTGTCATGTCCTTCTGCTAACCGTCATTTCAGCATTTTATTTCAAGTGATCACGTGATTTATAAATTCCTGTAATAAGAttaagatagaaagaaaaggatTAAATCCTTACACAGTTTGTTGGCATGTGGTGGAATGAAGGGAGGATGATCATTCTTGTTGCACCAATAGTGACGTAATATTGGTTCAAAGGTGATACGTATGAGCATTTCTCAAACTGTGTCATCAATGGGGATTGATGCGGCAGTATAGCATGGCTGTATGAAGCGAGGGGCGGGGGACGAAACCAAAAGTTCATTAAACTGTAAAGAGAAAGATGGTTTGctttttcttttacatattAATGTTACTAATTTCAGACCCGCAAACGAAAACCCCGTTTACATAAATTGTCTTATCGTAAACGTATAACATCGGAAGAGGATATCGAGATAGGAGGAGATGATTTACACGCACACACTTTGGGCGATAAAATGTTGGCGCATCATTAAAACCACTTATGGTATGATCTATTCAAAATGAATGTGTGGACGTATTCCTCTACATCTGATAGCAGTGAATATGTCAAAACAGGAAAAAACGAGGTACAGAATGGGTGCAGGACACACCGGTTGGAAGACAACACTGTCCCtttcttgcaaaaaaaatataaaaaatcgaTGCATCATCTAAAAGAGGAAACAtagtttattctatttttttgtaaGTAATATGgtcctttaaaaataattattgaaaaggACACTCTTTTCCAACAcattaaagataaaatataGATTTACATGAATAGTACTATTCTAGTCCAATTTGATTAAACTGTGGTcaatgtaaaaatatgatattacgAGATTACTAAATGAAACTACTGCCGAGATCGATGCAGAGCATGACCAAAAATTCTACAAACACTGGCCTTCTAACCCTTTCTGCCTAGCATTTTGGTCATCTTTATACTCCAACAAAAGGTTTATTTGTATGAAAAGATCAGACAAGGATAACAAactaatactgaaaatttgattaaaaaatcgacataaaattttcaaaagttatttcagctcgcacttcgcgctggctttatttgattattgaatatgtatcgCTTTATGGCTAACAACAAACAGTCCtcaacaggtcccttttcgatcactTATATACGGATTTTGTtaaggatcacaaacattgcccagaatgttcgtTTTTTAGGTCAAGatacatgaaattttcaaaaaattagatcgcgcttcgcgctcgcactatttagatatggcttatgagattactatgttttataagaataaagcaaagaagtgactgtttttttcgccccccccccttaatggcgaaagctggatccgcccctgattttaGTCctatttcagcacccccagccaaAAAATCGTTTCCAGGGCCCTGAGTAAGTCACTAAACTGGTCCAATAATATTGTTACACTGCTGATAAAGCACAACAAAGGCTTTATTTTGTAAGGATCTAGAAAAAGCT from the Lytechinus pictus isolate F3 Inbred chromosome 1, Lp3.0, whole genome shotgun sequence genome contains:
- the LOC129260464 gene encoding lysozyme-like, with amino-acid sequence MLLFCLLLHLYFLLVSGGYPVPDDCLACICKVESGCKMPNPVCRDDVGSLSCGPYQIKEAYWLDATLYGGSLMGSWKECTADWVCSEEAVQGYMKRYATEQRLGFAPGCEQFSRIHNGGPNGYKYSSTDAHWNKVYDCMQSSVYIEPCLE